A region of Flavobacterium indicum GPTSA100-9 = DSM 17447 DNA encodes the following proteins:
- a CDS encoding KTSC domain-containing protein, with product MNSKKIAEYRKLLNVTKEATLKELKTIYRNSMKEDHPDTISDPIARLAAEERSKNIIEAYHFLVSIAPETQEKVKETYEQTITTSNILDFWMEKGVLYINFLDGNCFEYFGVPKNVYIKMINAESPSRFARRHIYKAYLYRSASKLVAMD from the coding sequence ATGAATTCAAAAAAAATTGCAGAATACAGAAAGTTATTAAATGTTACTAAAGAAGCAACATTAAAAGAACTGAAAACGATATATCGAAATAGTATGAAAGAAGATCATCCCGATACGATTTCAGATCCTATAGCTCGTTTAGCTGCTGAAGAACGAAGTAAAAATATTATAGAAGCCTATCATTTTTTAGTGAGTATTGCGCCAGAGACTCAAGAAAAAGTGAAAGAAACTTACGAACAAACCATTACAACTTCTAATATTTTGGATTTTTGGATGGAAAAAGGGGTGTTGTATATTAATTTTTTAGACGGAAATTGTTTTGAATATTTTGGTGTTCCAAAAAATGTGTACATCAAAATGATTAATGCAGAATCCCCTAGCCGTTTTGCAAGAAGACACATTTATAAGGCTTATTTATACAGAAGTGCTAGTAAATTGGTTGCCATGGACTAA
- a CDS encoding endonuclease/exonuclease/phosphatase family protein translates to MKKIIYLLLFLSCHILFSQVKLLSWNVENLGSSKSDKDIAFIVKTINDYDVVALQEIVAGDGGAQAVAKLADELNRKGSKWDYTISDPTSSSAYKTERYAFLWKTNKVKKIGDAWLEKKYQLEIDREPYYCTFDYKGKQFTIANFHAITKSKQPETEIKYFKFLPAQYPTLNLLFVGDFNCPQSHTVFNPLKKMGYTCVFTKQKTSLKKECVEDECLASEFDNIWYNSSKISISNSKVIHFYNSFNSLKEARKISDHIPITTEITVK, encoded by the coding sequence ATGAAGAAAATAATTTATTTACTACTCTTTTTATCATGTCATATTTTATTCTCCCAAGTCAAACTACTTTCTTGGAATGTAGAAAACTTAGGTAGTTCAAAATCTGACAAGGATATTGCTTTCATAGTAAAAACCATCAATGACTATGATGTAGTGGCGTTACAAGAAATTGTAGCTGGTGATGGCGGTGCACAAGCTGTAGCTAAATTAGCAGATGAGCTCAACAGAAAAGGTTCAAAATGGGATTATACAATTAGTGACCCAACGAGTAGTAGTGCCTACAAAACCGAACGCTATGCTTTTTTGTGGAAAACCAATAAAGTTAAAAAGATTGGTGATGCTTGGTTAGAGAAAAAATACCAATTGGAAATCGACCGAGAACCCTACTATTGTACCTTTGATTATAAAGGCAAGCAATTTACAATTGCTAATTTTCACGCCATAACCAAAAGCAAACAACCCGAAACCGAAATAAAATACTTTAAATTTTTACCAGCACAATATCCAACATTGAATTTGCTTTTTGTAGGGGATTTTAATTGTCCGCAATCGCATACCGTTTTTAATCCACTGAAGAAAATGGGCTATACATGTGTGTTTACCAAACAAAAAACCTCATTAAAAAAAGAATGTGTAGAAGACGAATGTTTGGCTTCTGAATTTGATAATATTTGGTATAATTCTTCAAAAATCAGCATTAGTAACTCTAAAGTAATTCACTTTTACAACTCTTTTAACTCCCTCAAAGAAGCAAGAAAAATCTCTGATCATATTCCAATTACAACAGAAATTACCGTTAAATAA
- a CDS encoding tetratricopeptide repeat-containing sensor histidine kinase, with protein MILKKVLFPILICMLLFSCDTDILSQKKYDEYTSKGNDLFKKNQFDSAYVYFEKSKSYSSKVNNENTIIYPLLMLSEIQRLKNDYHGCEENLTEALKYVTATTDRSYLIFMYNNFALSYSELADYKEALKYYNLSHKLATTLKAKLIIQNNIAYNYLKQNKFTEAKKVLSAIKDNDSLKNDTITYARVLDNLGYTQFKLNESNGIKNLFEAQRIRKKSKDEIGLTATSMHLAEYYSQSNKDTAKAYAIQALKFASKIKNPDDKIEALQFLTKLSDGKNAKDYALQTFTLTDSLVKARKVAKNQFAKIKYDSKQALNELEKQKRHKEFLILGIISLFGIGLFAYYKIKKRNHKKIRETAYQTETRIAKKLHDELANDVHNTIAFAETQDLLNPKNKDTLLENLETIYNRTRNISNENKDIDTGELYLEKLKALLASYNSADRNVIVNVAAFHQIKTSKEVKIVVYRVLQELMVNMKKHSQCTIASITFTTSNKQLQINYSDNGIGTDNLINLKNGLQNAENRILSINGTLTFDTALNKGFKVKIQIPKP; from the coding sequence ATGATACTAAAAAAAGTACTTTTCCCGATTTTAATTTGTATGCTCTTATTTTCATGTGATACAGACATTTTATCACAAAAAAAATACGATGAATATACTAGCAAAGGAAATGATTTATTTAAAAAAAATCAGTTTGATTCAGCCTATGTGTATTTTGAAAAATCTAAGTCTTATTCTTCTAAAGTAAACAATGAAAACACAATCATTTATCCTCTATTAATGCTTTCAGAAATTCAAAGATTAAAAAATGATTATCATGGATGTGAAGAGAATTTAACTGAGGCTTTAAAATACGTTACAGCAACTACAGACAGAAGTTATTTAATATTTATGTATAACAACTTCGCTTTATCCTACTCAGAATTAGCGGATTATAAAGAGGCCTTAAAATATTACAATTTAAGTCACAAATTAGCCACCACTTTAAAAGCTAAATTAATTATTCAAAATAACATTGCTTATAACTACTTAAAGCAAAATAAATTTACGGAAGCCAAAAAAGTATTAAGCGCTATAAAGGATAATGACTCCCTTAAAAACGACACGATTACCTACGCCCGAGTTTTAGACAATTTGGGATATACTCAATTTAAATTAAACGAATCGAATGGTATAAAAAATTTATTTGAAGCTCAACGCATTAGAAAAAAAAGTAAAGATGAAATTGGACTAACTGCTACCTCCATGCATTTAGCAGAATATTACAGTCAATCTAACAAGGATACTGCAAAAGCATATGCAATTCAAGCATTAAAATTCGCATCAAAAATTAAAAACCCTGATGATAAAATTGAGGCATTACAATTTTTAACCAAATTATCAGATGGTAAAAATGCCAAAGACTATGCTCTACAAACTTTCACATTAACTGATAGCTTAGTGAAAGCAAGAAAAGTTGCTAAAAATCAATTTGCAAAAATAAAATACGATTCCAAACAAGCACTTAACGAACTTGAAAAACAAAAGCGTCACAAAGAATTTTTAATTTTAGGAATTATTTCCCTTTTTGGAATTGGATTATTTGCTTATTACAAAATCAAGAAAAGAAACCACAAAAAAATTAGAGAAACAGCTTATCAAACAGAAACTCGAATTGCAAAAAAACTGCATGACGAATTAGCAAATGATGTCCACAATACTATTGCTTTTGCTGAAACACAAGATTTATTAAATCCTAAAAACAAAGATACTTTATTAGAAAACTTAGAAACTATTTACAACCGAACAAGAAATATATCTAACGAAAATAAAGACATTGACACCGGCGAATTATATCTTGAAAAATTAAAAGCCCTACTTGCGTCATATAATTCGGCCGATCGAAACGTCATTGTAAATGTAGCTGCTTTTCATCAAATAAAAACGTCTAAAGAAGTAAAAATTGTAGTGTATCGAGTATTGCAAGAATTAATGGTTAACATGAAAAAACACAGCCAATGTACCATAGCGAGTATTACTTTTACAACGAGCAATAAACAGTTACAAATTAACTATTCTGATAACGGAATTGGTACGGATAACTTAATAAATTTAAAAAATGGTCTTCAAAATGCGGAAAACCGTATTCTTTCTATTAATGGAACACTTACTTTTGACACAGCACTTAATAAAGGGTTTAAAGTTAAAATTCAGATTCCAAAACCATAA
- a CDS encoding type I restriction endonuclease yields MELQTQLKSLADKINQLKDKIETEESTKHAFVLPFINLLGYDTFNPTEVVPEFTADLGLKKGEKVDYAIIQNEEPILIIECKNWKEKLSVHSSQLFRYFHVSKTRFALLTNGIQYQFFTDLDEKNKMDEKPFFEFDITNLKDSAVNEIAKFHKSSFDVNKILDNASSLKYIKEIRKQIDVEIQNPSNEFVRHFASKIYSGRLTEKVIDEFTELVQKAFGQLIGEKINERLHFALNKEVIIQEKDQIEEIEQSKVVTSDEELEAYRIVVAILRRKLPTHRIVYRDTQSYFGILLDDNNRKPLCRLHLNGGKKYIGLFNNDKNETRQPIETIDDIYLFEKELLETVGLYEVE; encoded by the coding sequence ATGGAACTACAAACACAACTCAAATCTTTAGCTGATAAAATCAATCAGTTAAAAGATAAAATTGAAACCGAGGAATCAACAAAGCATGCTTTTGTATTGCCATTTATTAATCTTTTGGGCTATGACACGTTCAATCCCACAGAAGTTGTACCAGAGTTTACTGCCGATTTAGGCTTAAAAAAAGGAGAAAAAGTAGATTATGCTATTATTCAAAATGAAGAACCAATTTTAATTATTGAATGTAAAAATTGGAAAGAAAAATTGAGCGTGCATAGTTCGCAATTGTTTCGTTATTTTCATGTGTCAAAAACTCGTTTTGCCTTATTGACGAATGGTATTCAATATCAATTTTTCACTGATTTAGACGAGAAAAACAAAATGGATGAAAAACCATTTTTTGAATTTGATATTACCAATTTAAAAGACAGTGCAGTAAACGAGATTGCTAAATTTCATAAATCGAGTTTTGATGTCAATAAGATTTTAGACAATGCCAGTTCATTAAAATACATTAAAGAAATCAGAAAACAAATCGATGTAGAGATTCAGAATCCATCCAATGAATTTGTTAGACATTTCGCTTCAAAAATCTATAGCGGAAGATTAACAGAAAAAGTAATCGATGAATTCACTGAATTAGTTCAAAAAGCATTTGGTCAGCTCATTGGTGAAAAAATCAACGAAAGATTGCATTTTGCGCTTAACAAAGAAGTTATCATTCAAGAAAAAGACCAAATTGAAGAAATTGAGCAAAGCAAAGTCGTTACAAGTGATGAAGAACTAGAGGCGTACAGAATTGTAGTTGCTATTTTAAGACGAAAACTGCCAACGCATCGAATAGTTTATAGAGATACACAATCCTATTTCGGAATTCTTTTAGATGACAATAACCGAAAACCTTTATGTCGTTTACACCTAAATGGAGGTAAAAAATACATTGGTTTATTTAACAACGATAAAAACGAAACGCGCCAGCCCATAGAAACCATTGATGATATTTATTTGTTTGAGAAAGAGTTGTTGGAAACGGTTGGGTTGTATGAAGTGGAATAA
- a CDS encoding GIY-YIG nuclease family protein, giving the protein MSGFFYIEMDEFVVYILFSEGYNKTYVGFTSNLIERFKSHNYLSEKGYTIKFRPWKVIHVEFFTTKSEALKREKLFKTGKGRELIKEIISKL; this is encoded by the coding sequence TTGAGTGGCTTTTTTTATATTGAAATGGATGAATTTGTGGTATACATTTTATTCTCTGAGGGATATAATAAGACCTATGTTGGTTTTACCTCTAATTTGATTGAACGATTTAAATCTCATAATTATTTGAGCGAAAAAGGATATACAATCAAGTTCAGACCTTGGAAAGTAATTCATGTTGAATTTTTCACAACTAAATCTGAGGCTTTAAAAAGAGAAAAACTCTTTAAAACAGGAAAGGGCAGGGAGCTTATAAAAGAAATTATTTCTAAATTATAA
- a CDS encoding FxLYD domain-containing protein — protein METNQKKMSLGKKVLIGFGVLIFIGFLSNLSKDEKKEHLKSSSESTTTIPNNEIPEVEILKHNATFEERMNTYTIHCRVKNNTDNLIDYLDIKATFYDKDRNIVGTGFGNAANLAGGAEKTIDVIGLDIQNCEKYEVQIDNLF, from the coding sequence ATGGAAACTAACCAAAAAAAAATGTCACTGGGTAAAAAAGTATTAATAGGCTTTGGAGTATTAATCTTCATAGGATTTTTATCGAATTTGAGTAAAGATGAAAAGAAAGAGCATTTAAAATCATCAAGTGAATCAACAACTACAATTCCTAATAATGAAATTCCAGAAGTTGAAATATTAAAACATAATGCAACTTTTGAAGAAAGAATGAATACATATACAATACATTGTAGAGTTAAGAACAATACTGATAATTTAATTGATTATTTAGATATTAAAGCTACGTTTTATGATAAAGACCGAAATATTGTTGGAACAGGTTTTGGTAATGCTGCAAATCTTGCAGGTGGCGCAGAAAAAACTATTGATGTAATAGGATTGGATATTCAAAATTGTGAAAAGTATGAAGTTCAAATCGATAATTTATTTTAA
- a CDS encoding GIY-YIG nuclease family protein, translated as MSGFFYIEMDEFVVYILFSEGYNKTYVGFTSNLIERFKSHNYLCEKGYTIKFRPWKVIYVEFFTTKSEALKREKLFKTGKGRELIKEIISKL; from the coding sequence TTGAGTGGCTTTTTTTATATTGAAATGGATGAATTTGTGGTATACATTTTATTCTCTGAGGGATATAATAAGACCTATGTTGGTTTTACCTCTAATTTGATTGAACGATTTAAATCTCATAATTATTTGTGCGAGAAAGGATATACAATCAAGTTCAGACCTTGGAAAGTTATTTATGTCGAATTTTTCACAACTAAATCTGAGGCTTTAAAAAGAGAAAAACTCTTTAAAACAGGAAAGGGCAGGGAGCTTATAAAAGAAATTATTTCTAAATTATAA
- a CDS encoding helix-turn-helix domain-containing protein, translating to MFKKVLIAEDFDSINIAVKQTLESLGVEEIQYAKYCDDALLKFKKAIQDNAPFDLLICDLSFVADYRKVEIPSGEKLIEVIRTLQSELNIIVYSVEDKAYTIKTLFNTHKINAYVHKGRNSISQLKTAIETLLYGKTFISPELAHTLQDKTGKEIDNYDITLLTHLANGVAIEDMEGLFKKLNITPNSKSTIEKRVAKLKDYFKASNNIHLIAIAKDLGII from the coding sequence ATGTTTAAAAAAGTTTTAATAGCAGAAGATTTCGACAGTATTAATATTGCTGTAAAGCAAACTCTAGAATCACTGGGCGTAGAAGAGATTCAATACGCAAAATATTGTGATGATGCATTATTAAAATTTAAAAAAGCCATACAAGATAATGCCCCTTTCGATTTACTAATTTGCGATTTATCTTTTGTTGCTGATTATAGAAAAGTGGAAATACCTTCAGGTGAAAAACTCATTGAAGTGATTAGAACCTTGCAGTCTGAACTCAACATAATTGTTTATTCCGTTGAAGATAAAGCCTATACAATAAAAACACTTTTCAATACACACAAGATAAATGCCTATGTACACAAAGGACGCAATAGTATTAGCCAACTTAAAACAGCTATTGAAACCTTACTTTATGGCAAAACATTTATTTCTCCCGAATTAGCACACACTTTACAAGACAAAACAGGCAAAGAAATTGACAATTACGACATTACTTTACTAACGCACCTTGCCAACGGTGTGGCTATTGAAGACATGGAAGGGTTATTTAAAAAATTAAATATTACTCCAAATAGCAAAAGCACTATTGAAAAACGTGTAGCTAAACTCAAAGATTACTTCAAAGCGAGTAACAACATTCACTTAATAGCTATTGCCAAAGATTTAGGCATCATCTAA